In the Ostrinia nubilalis chromosome 7, ilOstNubi1.1, whole genome shotgun sequence genome, one interval contains:
- the LOC135073460 gene encoding uncharacterized protein LOC135073460: MHEICINEISLENPCPPSKLLHPSDRIGIRFEEITSTPELTQAGANHTWLIFTDGSKIDDRVGAAFVVKDSANTQPSVIKKFKLHDDCSVFQAEMLAVQMACKHIIDYHLTDVLILSDSKSGLTELRNGSSYNRFAVNIHKLLHQARSSGYTIEFAWIKAHAGFDGNEEADLAAKAAARMRRIPDFQRVPISLVKHQNRQKCKESAKTLYMDPNTCVHTRSLLPTYNTLQEFIKIVRPDFATTQVLTNHGYHKEYLHRFHIVADDRCPCDDQTPQTWKHLLTQCPRFASARYNHEMISRLLNIDPYNLSEIIRKEDTAKSFKAYITNIVDHLKEFNQT; this comes from the coding sequence ATGCACGAAATATGCATCAATGAAATCTCTCTCGAGAATCCATGTCCTCCGTCTAAATTACTCCACCCGTCTGACAGAATTGGCATACGATTCGAGGAAATCACCTCCACACCCGAGCTCACTCAGGCGGGCGCCAATCACACCTGGCTTATATTCACGGACGGAAGTAAAATTGACGATCGAGTTGGAGCTGCCTTTGTCGTTAAGGACTCCGCCAACACTCAGCCATCAGTCATCAAGAAGTTCAAGCTTCATGACGACTGTTCGGTATTTCAGGCGGAAATGCTTGCCGTGCAAATGGCTTGCAAACACATCATTGACTACCACCTCACGGATGTACTCATACTCTCTGACAGCAAGTCTGGCCTTACAGAGCTGCGAAACGGCAGCAGCTACAACCGCTTCGCCGTCAACATCCATAAACTCTTACACCAAGCCCGATCATCTGGCTATACCATCGAATTCGCGTGGATTAAGGCCCACGCTGGATTCGATGGCAACGAAGAAGCAGACTTGGCAGCAAAGGCTGCTGCAAGAATGCGCAGAATACCAGACTTCCAAAGAGTACCCATCAGCCTCGTTAAACATCAAAAtaggcaaaaatgcaaagaaTCGGCCAAAACTTTGTATATGGACCCGAACACCTGCGTCCATACAAGATCTCTCCTGCCAACATACAACACCTTGCAGGAGTTCATAAAGATCGTTCGGCCGGACTTTGCCACCACCCAGGTCTTAACCAACCACGGTTATCATAAGGAATACCTACATCGTTTCCATATCGTCGCAGATGACCGCTGTCCCTGCGATGACCAGACTCCACAGACTTGGAAACACCTTTTAACACAGTGCCCTAGATTTGCTTCAGCCCGATATAATCATGAAATGATATCCCGTTTGTTAAACATCGATCCATACAATCTCTCAGAAATAATCAGAAAAGAAGATACAGCAAAAAGTTTTAAAGCCTACATTACCAATATAGTCGATCATTTAAAAGAATTCAACCAAACATAA